The sequence below is a genomic window from Paenibacillus sp. DCT19.
AGAACTTCCTAATTGATCAAAATATATTGAACAAGATCGTTAACGCTGCAGATTTGGACGAGTCCAAAGGTGCACTTGAGATCGGGCCGGGAATCGGAGCACTAACGGAGCGGCTTGCTAGGGTTGCAGGACCTGTAACGGCAGTAGAGATTGATCAGCGGCTCTTGCCGATCTTAGGTGAAGTGATGGAGCCTTATCCCAATGTACGGGTTCATCATGGTGATGTATTGAAGCTGGATCTGGAGGAGTTATTCCGAACGGATTTTGGTCAAGTGGACAAAGTCAGCGTTGTTGCGAACTTGCCTTACTATGTGACAACGCCGATCATGATGAAGCTACTGGAAGAAAAGCTGCCCGTGGACAGCATCGTGGTCATGATTCAGAAGGAAGTAGCTGAACGTATGGCTTCTGCACCTGGTTCCAAGGACTATGGCAGTCTGAGTATTGCCGTACAATACTACAGTGTGCCTGAACTTGTCTGTGTTGTTCCACCAACAGTGTTCATCCCACAACCTAATGTGGAATCGGCGGTTATTAAACTCAAGGTTCGGGAACAACCTCCAGTGCAGGTGCCAGATGAAGCACACTTCTTCGAGGTGGTACAGGCCTCTTTTGCACAGCGGAGAAAAACCATTTCCAACAACCTAAAATCTCGCTTTTTTACAAAGGATAATCGGGAGCAGGCTGACCAATTATTGGAGCAGGCCGGCATTCAGCCATCTAGACGTGGCGAGACTCTCAGCTTGGAGGAATATGCAACGTTAAGCACGGTGATGTGGGAAGCTGGAGTTCGTGCAGCGCTATAGGCATTTCCAGTACAGGCGACTCCTTATAAACAGGTCTTCTTATGAAATTGATCTGTAGAATTGTAGGTTTGCTATGTAATGTATTTAAATTCGGATGAACCAATCCGGGTTCTAGCCCATACGATGGGGTAGAGGTGATTATGTTGATGAATATCGGAGACTTGGTCGTTCGAAAGTCATACGGTGGAGATGTGACTTTTCGGGTGGAAGGCCTTCAGGTGGACAGTGCCGTCATTAAAGGTACCGAGTTCCGACTGCTTGCCGATTCCCCAGTGGATGATTTAATACAGGTTCCATATGAACCGCAGAGCGCTAAGACCCGACAGGCGCATGTCAAGGCTCATCAGACGCTTTCTCGTCTGCAGCAAAACCGGATGGAACAGGCAGAGCGTAATCGAGAAGGATTGGTTCAGGAATGGACTCAGCAGCAAGAGCCTGCTTATTTCGAGATGCCTGGCAAAGTACTTCATCTGGACGGAGATCCAAACTATTTGAAAAAAAGCATGAATCTCTACGAGCAGCTTCGCGTTCCTGCAGAGGGACAGTATGTACACGAGTCTGCTATGGCCGATACGTTGTATCATCTTTTACCTAAGGTTCGGCCGGACATTGTGGTTATTACAGGACATGATGGCGTGCTGAAGACTCGCCAGCCTTACGATCTGTATAGTCTGGGAAGCTACAAGAACTCTCAGAACTTTGTGGCAGCAATCCAGGTTGCTCGGCAGTACGAACGTCACCTGGATGCGCTCACGATCGTTGCAGGGGCGTGTCAGTCTCATTTTGAGGCTCTGCTGCGGGCAGGGGCGAACTTCGCCAGTTCACCAGGCAGAATTCTGATTCATGCGCTTGATCCGGTATATGTGGCGGCCAAAGCCTCCTTTACTTCAGTCAGAGATACGGTGAATATGAATGACATTCTGCATAATACCATTAGCGGAAGCCAAGGCGTGGGTGGTGTAGAAACGCGTGGCAGTTACCGTGTCGGGTTACCTGGATTGAACGATTTGTCCACGTTAAAAGTGAACCCATCTGCGGTTTAAGGTTGTGCGAAGAAAGTCCCAGTTTGGGGCTTTTTTTATTTGCAAAAAAATTCATTGACAGGAACTTTTCCATGCTGATATAATAATTGGTTTTGATTTGACATAGACTGTAAATTAAGGTATAATGGACAAGAAAAGAGGTGGTCGTCGACAATGGCTAAAAATACGCTGTTGGATATCAAACGCAATCTCGACGCTCATATAGGTCAGAAAATTATGTTGCGGGCTAATGGTGGCCGCCGTAAGACTATCGAGCGTACGGGTGTATTGGAAGAAACGTACCCTTCTGTTTTTATTGTTAAGCTTGATGAGGAACAAGAAACCTTCAAGCGAGTATCTTATAGTTATGCAGATATACTTACGGAGTCGGTGGAAGTCATGGTATTTGATCCAGGCAGCCAGACGCATAGTTCTTATATGGAGCCGTAAGCATCGTTTTACAGGCGATTCGCCCCACAAGGCGGATCGCTTTTTTATTTTCATAAATGAGGAATTCCATCTCCCCATCTTATTAGGAATGAGGTTTAAGCAGTTACGACATACTACATAGACAGGTTCAAGTGATCCTTAGGATTGTTTCTCCACAATCTTGAGCCTGCTCGTCCGTCATTTCTGCCAATTAACGAACTGGACTAATTGATGAGCTTAATCTAAGGGGGATGGTTGTATGAGCCGCAGAAGAAGAAGTGTAATGTCAGAGGAGCTTAAATACGAACTGGCGAAAGACCTCGGTTTCTACGATACTGTCCAGCAAGAAGGCTGGGGCGGTATCAAGGCCAAAGATGCGGGCAACATGGTGAAGCGAGCGATCCAACTCGCCGAGCAGGCAGCACGCAAATCCTAAATTGAATTCATCTGGTTTGGAGAGCGGGGCAATCCATCAGGATCACCTCGCTTTTTCCCCATAGATGCGGAATAGAAATGACTTGACAGCCCTATTTTGATATAATATGTTAAGTTGTCTTAGGGAAAAGGTGAGGACGGGTGAACGTCTTGAAAATTTACGAAAAAGCGCCTGCTAAAATTAATTTAATGCTTGATGTTTTACATAAAAGAAATGATGGATTCCATGAAGTTGAAATGATTATGACCATGGTCGATTTGGCTGATCGGTTAGAATTCTCCGAGCTTCCTCGGGATACGATCTTTATCTCCAGTCAGGCTGGATATATTCCGCTGGATGAGAAGAACTTGGCTTTTCAGGCAGCTAGGCTGATTAAAGAGCGTTATGATGTTCGATCAGGAGTGCATATTCATCTGGATAAGAAGATTCCAGTCGCTGCCGGTCTTGCAGGCGGCAGTAGTGATGCAGCAGCAACGCTGCGCGGCTTGAATCGTCTCTGGCGTCTAAATATTCCCGATCATGAGCTACAGGAGCTTGGAGCCGAGCTTGGATCAGATGTACCATTTTGCATTACTGGAGGTACCGCTTTAGCAACAGGTCGAGGGGAGAAGCTGACGCCGATCCCCAATCCGCCGCAATGTTGGGTCATACTGGCCAAGCCGCCTATTAATGTATCTACGGCAGATGTGTACGGTCGTTTCCGCAGTGACAAGATTGTTCGCCATCCAAGTGCTGTCAAAATGGAACAAGCGATTCGCAATCAGTCGTTTGCTGAAGTATGTGGACAGATGGGGAATGTGCTTGAAGATGTAACCCTGAAGTTATATCCGGAGGTACAGCATCTGAAGGATGCCATGATCAAATTGGGAGCAGATGGGGTATTAATGTCAGGAAGTGGCCCAACTGTTTTTGGGCTAGTGTCCAAGGAGTCCAAGGTCGCACGGATCTATAACGGGCTTCGTGGCTTCTGTAAAGAAGTATACGCTGTGCGAATGCTGACATAGCATTCGCTTTTAGTGGTTGTTCAAAACAAATTTGCTGTGGAATACCTACTTTTATGATGTACAAACACGTATAAAGGTGATATATTTTTATATAATTATTCGGATTTGGATGTTTTCCGTGATCGTGAGGATGGATCTCTGTGAAGAAATTAAAACGAAGCGCAAGGCTGGTTGAAATGACGCAGTACTTATTGTCTAGACCGCATACGGTGATTCCGCTCACCACATTTGCCGAACGTTATGGGGCTGCGAAGTCGTCGATCAGTGAAGATTTGGCGATTATCAAGGAAGTGTTCGAAGAAGGTGGGTCAGGAGAGCTGCAAACGTTGGCCGGAGCAGCCGGGGGAGTGAAGTGGATTCCTAAGGTGTCCAGAGAACTGGCTCTTGCTTTTGCTGAGCGACTCAGTACCCAATTGGAGCAGCCGGATCGGATCTTGCCTGGTGGATACCTCTACATGTCTGATTTGCTTGGTCAACCTGCATTAATGAATGAAGCAGGCAAAATTTTTGCCACTGCATTTGGTAATATGGGCATTGATGTAGTGATGACGGTAGAGACTAAAGGCATACCACTCGCATATGCGACGGGTGCCCAGCTCAACCTGCCTGTTGTGCTCGTACGCAGGGACCATCAGGCTACGGAAGGATCGGCCGTAAGTATCAATTATGTATCGGGTTCACATAAAAGCTTGCATACGATGTCCCTATCGCGCCGGGCGATGCGTGAGCATTCGCGGGTACTTATCGTGGATGATTTCATGAAAGCCGGGGGCACGGTTCAGGGAATGATCGATCTACTCGCTGAGTTTAATGCGACTGTAGCCGGTGTAGGGGTCTTGGTGGAATCTGGTTCTATCGATTCAGAAGAACGCCTGTTGACCGATTATGTTTCCTTGGCGAAGTTAACAGCAGTAGATGCGAAGAGCAGACACATTTCCGTCAAGCCTGGCAACTATTTTGATGTGTAGAAAGATGGCGAATAGCATGTCGGGAAAGCTTCTTTTCCATCGACCTGGCACTAACGTTGTCGAATTGTGTATTAAATAAAAAAATTCCTGAAATTAGGACATTTTTATGGTTATAAAAAGAAGGAGTTCGTATAGGCTGTGTGGAATTATACACCAAGTTCTGATGGAAAAAGGTGGTGAACACACACATGCAAATTACGGATGTCAGACTCCGCCGCGTTAACTCGGAGGGGAGAATGAAGGCTATCGCATCCATTACCATCGATAACGAATTCGTCGTTCATGACATTCGTGTCATTGATGGTAACAACGGAATGTTTGTTGCTATGCCGAGCAAGCGGACTCCTGACGGAGAGTTCCGTGATATCGCCCACCCGATCTCTTCCGGTACTCGTGAGAAGATTCAGGCGGCTGTATTGACTGAATATGATCGCGCTGCTACTGAGGAAGAAGTCATTGAAGAAGGTGCCTGAGAACATTATTGGGGTTCGAAGGAAAAGAGAGCCATGTCTTATGGCTCTCTTTTCTTTTTGACCGGAATAAGATATATTCAGTATTGAGTTTATTCGCAGAGTAGTGTTTCATAACAATTCGTTATGAATGTTGGAAGAACAAAAAAGCGCAGCGTGCGCTTGGTGACAGGGCGGCATCTTAGGAATCATGGGATTCGGTTAAGCTCGCAGGTACACGGCGTATACATATAGGTCACGATTGTTGGTGTCCGCGTTGTTACGCGTGAATACAGGACAGCAAGCGATGAACAAGACCGGCGTAGAACCGGCTGAACGATACTCATTGAAAAGGGAGTTATAACCCCAGATTGATGAGATTTTCAGAAACAGGAGGTCGTGAATTTTGAAACGAATGGCTATTGTTCTTGCCGCAGGGCAAGGAAAACGGATGAAATCCAAATTGTACAAAGTACTGCATCCCGTATGTGGTAAACCGATGGTGGGTCATGTGCTTGATGCGGCTCTACGCGCAGGCGTAGAACGCAGTGTAGTCGTGGTAGGCCATGGTGCCGAAGCGGTGCAGTCATTTTTGGGTTCAAGAGCAGAATACGCTCTTCAGGCAGAACAACTGGGAACAGGTCATGCCGTTCAACAGGTGAAGGCTCTGCTTGGTAATGAAGCCGGATCGACGATTGTAGTCTGCGGTGACACTCCGCTTGTAACGAGTGAAACGCTGGAAGGTCTAATGAAGCTTCATGAGAGTCGCGGTGCAGCAGCTACCGTGCTTACAGCTGAATTGGACAATCCCAAAGGATACGGACGCGTTATTCGCGGAGAAGATGGTTCTGTGCAACGAATTGTGGAGCAGAAGGATTGTAATGAACAGGAAGATGCTGTGAAGGAGATTAACACAGGCACTTACTGCTTCGATAATGCAAAACTGTTCGCAGCTTTGGAGAAAGTAACGAATCAGAATGCCCAAGGAGAGTACTATCTTACTGATGTTGTTGGCATTTTTAAGAGCGGTGGAGAAGTGGTCGAAGCCTACATGTCAGATGATATTGCAGAATCGATCGGGGTAAATGACAGACTTGCTCTTTCACAAGCCGAAGCATTCATGCGTGAACGTCTAGCCGTTAAACATATGTTGAACGGTGTTACAATCATCGATCCGTCATCGACATATATCGGAGCGGATGTTACGATTGGATCAGACACAGTGCTGTACCCAGGAACCATTCTTAAGGGCACGACTTCCATTGGTGAAGCTTGTCATATTGGTCCGCATGCAGATATCGAAGACAGCAGTATTCAGGATGGAGTTACAATTAAACATTCTGTGCTGTTGAAAGCTGAGGTTGGTGCCGAAGCTTCTGTAGGTCCATTTGCTAACTTGCGTCCAGGAACTAAATTGGGCCGCAGTGTAAAAATTGGTGACTTTGTTGAAGTGAAAAATGCTACAATTGATGAAGGCTCCAAAGTGTCTCACCTTAGTTATATTGGGGATGCTCAAGTAGGGAAAAACGTAAATGTTGGTTGTGGTGCAATAACGGTCAATTATGATGGTTATAATAAGGCTGTGACAACCATTGAAGATGATGCCTTTGTAGGGAGCAACGTCAATTTGATTGCACCCATTACGGTAGGAAAAGGCGCTTATGTCGTTGCAGGCTCTACCGTTACCCATTCCGTTCCCGAGAATGATCTCGCCATTGCTCGTCCACGCCAGGAGAACAAACCGGGTTATGCGGAGAAGATCCGTGGACGTGCCAAAGCCAAGAAACAAAACGCCAAACCCGAATAAGGGTTTTGATAACAACATTGCCTCCCGATTTTTGGGAGGTGCCGACATGTCGCAGACGCTTATAGATTCCAATGAACCAGCACGGAGGGTTTTTATTTTATGACTTATTTTGATTCGAAATTAAAAATATTTACTTGCAATTCTAACCCAAAGCTTGCCCATCAAATTGCTGATTATATCGGAATTCCTATGGGTGAATCTCACACAACCAGCTTCAGTGATGGTGAGATCCAAGTGAAGCTCTCCGAGAGCGTACGGGGCTGTCACGTTTATATCGTGCAGTCAACCTGTTTGCCAGTTAACGACAACTTGATGGAAATGCTCGTCATGATTGATGCACTTAAACGTGCTTCTGCCAAAACAATTAACGTTGTAATTCCTTACTATGGCTACGCTAGACAAGATCGCAAAGCACGTTCCCGTGATCCTATTACAGCGAAGCTGGTAGCTAATCTGATTGAAAAAGCAGGCGCAACGCGTGTAATCGCGATGGATCTTCACGCTATGCAAATTCAAGGATTCTTCGATATTCCAGTTGATCATCTGCTTGGTGTACCGATTCTGGCACAATACTTCCGGTCAAAACAGATCGAAAACCCAGTTGTCGTATCACCTGACCATGGTGGCGTAGTCCGTGCACGGAAACTCGCTGACTTCCTGAACGCACCGCTGGCTATTATTGACAAACGTCGTCCTGAGCCGAATGTCAGTGAGGTCATGAACATCATTGGTAACATTGAAGGTAAGACTGCAATTCTGATTGATGATATCATCGATACAGCAGGAACGATTGTATTGGGGGCAAATGCGTTGATGGAAGGCGGCGTGAAGGAAGTATACGCATGCTGTACTCACCCAGTATTGTCTGGCCCTGCTATGGAACGTCTGGAGAATGCGCCATTGAAGGAAGTTATCGTAACGGATACGATTCCAATTACGCATGCTAATCCGACAAGCAAACTCAAAGTGTTGTCTGTAGCGCCTTTACTCGGAGAAGCAATTATCCGGGTTCATGAGGAATTATCAATCAGCAAGCTGTTTGAAATTGAATAAGGATGTCTGCATAAAGTAGTAGAGGGGTTACGTTTTCCGGTTCAATGGAAAATGTAACCCCTGTCGGCGTGCCGTATGATAAAAGTGGAATTAACCGCCCAGTTATCTTATATATGTTGAATCTATATAATTAAACTATACATTTACACGAGAACGAAGAGGACAGAAATAACATGGAGAAGCGGAGCGTTCGCCTTTATCGCCGGATTTTCCCTTAGGAAAAGGGAATCAGAAAAATCTGGGGATAACAGCGATCGGAAGGTTATTCTGTCATCGGAGTGGCAAGTGTGAATATTCTTCGGTTCAATTAATATAGACTCATATATCTAATAGCCGGGGCGGGAAATGAAACGGAATCGGCGCCGATGGAAAAGCGTGTCGGCAATTTCGACAAATTGATTATCGAAGCGTGTAATTAATCCGATCTCAATATGAGTGTCGCGGTCATATACCTGTACAGGTACGTGATATTCAAGATGATAGATAAAATCGCTATGTTGAGTCAGTTGTCCAGTGTCTTCGCGCAAAACCCGCTCACCTTCCTGGGTTAATAAAATATATGATGTATACACGTATATAAGATCAATTAAACATGCAGCATTTGAAATTATATATCGCAAAACGGAACTTCACTTTCTAGATATTATATGAAATATCACAAATGAAGTCTATGCTACAGCTCAAGTGATGCCAAGGAGGAAACGAGATGAAGTGGATTGTTGGCCTCGGAAACCCGGGCTCTAACTACGCCAAAACCCGTCATAATATTGGCTTTATGGCGCTCGATCGACTGGCAGATCGTCATAATATCTCCATTACCCAGAGTAAATGCAAAGCGTTGATTGGAGAGGGCAACATTGGCGGTGTCAAGACGGTATTGATTAAACCAATGACATTCATGAATTTGTCCGGTGAGTCGGTACGAGCCTATATGGATTTTTATAAAGTAAGTCTGGAAGACCTGATCGTGGTGTACGATGACATGGACACGGAAATTGGTAAAGTGAGATTGCGGTATCAAGGTAGTGCTGGTGGACATAACGGAATTAAGTCTATTATTCAGCACACAGGTACTCAGCAGTTTAACCGGGTACGCATGGGAATATCCCGTCCAGAACCTGGACACGCCATTGTAGACTATGTTCTTTCGACATTCATGAAGAAGGAAAAGGAAGCACTCGAACAGACGATTGAACAGACCTGTGATGCACTTGAACATAGCCTGAGTCATACGTTTGAGCAAACGATGGCTAAATTCAACGGATAGTTGTTGATTCTAGCATTATTGGCAAAAATGATCATAAACCGGGTTCGATTCGGCCTTAATGGGCATACTGGACGTATAAACTAGGTTCAGGAGGCATAAACATGTCAGTGAATTATGTATGTAGGCATTGCCGTACCTTTATAGGACAAATCGATTCTACCCGTATAACGGAAGCGCAATTAGGCTTTCATTTCTTGACCCCCGACGAGCGTAGGGATATAATAGCGTATAATTCGGGTGGAGATATCACCGTTCGGATTACATGTGACTATTGCAAAGAAGCACTGGAACTTAATCCTGAGCTGAGTCTGCTCGCTAGTCCTCTTCAATAGAGTGACGTGGTAGCGACAATACGTAATGACAGATGATGGAGGTAGCGGAATACCGCTCCACCTTTATAGCCTTGGCAGCCTGCTGAGGCTTCTTTTCAGTTGAACTGGAATCGTATTTCGGTTGATCAACGTCACGGTATATCAAGCCGATGTGGCAAAACAGCAAATAATCCTTTATGATGAAACAGGGTAAAAAGGGATTTGTATCCAATTTTAAGAATGTTGTATTGCGCTTAGTGCGCTAGATAACCAAGTAAGTTATAAGAGAGGTGCCCCTTTTGTTACAAGCACTTATACAAGCTTTTTCCAAAGATCCTGACTTCGGATCCATTACCGCCGGTATTACATCAGGGATGAAAGAGCAGTTGGTGTCCGGGCTTTCCGGATCAGCACGTCAAATCATGCTGGCTGCCTTACATCAAGAGATGAACCGGCCTTTGCTCGTCGTTACGCACAATATGTTTGCTGCACAAAAAATTGCAGAAGATTTACAGGAAGCGCTTTCACCCGATCGAGTGTTACTCTATCCTGCCAATGAACTTGTCGCCGCTGAAGCTGCTGTTTCCAGTCCGGAAACACTAGGTCAGCGTATTGATGTGTTGGTTCGCTGCGCCCAAGGTTTTCGGGGCGTTGTTGTTATTCCTTTTTCCGGAGTACAGCGATATCTTCCACTTCCAGAAGTCATGGCAAACGCCCAAATCACAGTTAAACAAGGAAGCACGCTAGAGCTGGATACTTTCCTGCTGGAGATGGTGAAGCTGGGATATGAGCGCGTAGAACGTGTAGAATCCCGTGGTGAAATGAGTGTACGTGGTGGAATCATTGACTTCTATCCAGTTACATCACCGATTGCTTACCGGGTGGAGTTATTTGACGATGAGATTGATTCGATTCGAACCTTTGACCCTACGGATCAGCGCTCTATTGAGCGGATAGAAGAAGTCGTTGTATTGCCGTGCAAAGAGTTGATCGCAGATCGTGAACGCATGGAGAAGGCTGCGGATGCGGCCGTTATTTTGCTGGAACAACAGCTTGAGAAGATGACAGATCGGCAGGCGAAGCTGCGTCTTCGTGAGGAGATTCATCGCGAAATTGAGATGCTCCGTCAGCATGTTTACTTCTCCGAGATGTATAAATATATCTCACCACTCTATCCGGAACACAAGACCATTTACGACTACATGCCTGAGGATACGTTACTTGTACTTGATGAGCCTGCAAGACTTGCCGAGACGTCTAAACAGTTGGATCGGGATGAATCCGAATGGAACCTGCATTTGATGCAAAATGGAAAGACACTGCCTGACCTGCATCTATCGGCTGATGGAGATGAGCTGCTGTATGAGCGTCCATTCCAGACGATATTTATGTCCATCTTCTTACGTCAGGTTCCACACACGCAGCCTCAGAACATTCTGAACTTTATTAGCCGGGGGATGCAGGATTTCCATGGTCAGATGAATGTACTTAAGGCAGAGATGGAGCGCTGGCAGAAAGCTGGAGTTCATGTATTGATGCTGGCGAGTGGCGAGGAAAGGCTCGACCGTATGCGCCGTGTATTGTTGGATTATGACATACCAGAACCTGAGATGCTCATTGGTAATTTGCAGACAGGATTCGAGATGCCATCCATTCAACTGGCGGTTGTTACGGAAGGGGAGATGTTCTCCCAGAAGCAGCGGAAAGCACGGAAACCGATTCGAAACGTGGACAATGCGGAGCGAATTAAATCATATAGTGAGCTAAAAGTGGGCGATTATGTCGTTCACCAAAATCACGGTATTGGTAAATACATGGGGATTGGTACCCTTGAGGTAGCCGGGATCCATAAGGACTATATGCATATTTTGTATGCAGGTGGAGACAAACTGTCTGTACCGATCGAGCAGATTGATCTGATTCAGAAATATGTGGGCTCAGAAGAGAAGGAGCCTAAGATTTACAAGCTCGGTGGTAACGAATGGACACGGGTAAAAAACAAAGTTCGTTCATCGGTTCAGGATATTGCAGACGATCTAATCAAACTCTATGCGGAGCGGCAAACGTCCAAGGGATACGGCTTCGAGAAGGACTCTGCAGAACAGCAGGAGTTCGAGGACATGTTCCCGTATGATGAGACGCGTGACCAGATGCGTGCAATTGAAGAAATTAAGAAAGACATGGAACAAAACCGCCCAATGGATCGTTTATTGTGTGGGGATGTCGGATACGGTAAAACCGAGGTTGCGATCCGTGCAGCCTTTAAAGCAGCGATTGAAGGGAAACAGGTGGCTGTGCTCGTGCCTACCACAATCTTGGCACAACAGCACTATGAGACATTCCGTGAACGCTTCTCAGGTTACCCGTTCAATATTAACGTGCTTAGCCGATTTCGTTCTCGCAAAGAACAAAATGAGACAGCCAAGGGCATCAAGCAGGGTACGGTTGACATTGTGATCGGCACACATCGCTTGTTGTCACAGGACCTTGTGTTCAAGGATCTGGGATTGCTCATCGTGGATGAAGAGCAGCGCTTTGGTGTAACGCATAAGGAAAAACTGAAAAAACTTAAAACAAACGTGGATGTGTTGACCCTTACGGCAACGCCGATTCCTCGTACATTACACATGTCTATGCTTGGAGTCCGTGATCTGTCTGTCATCGAGACACCGCCAGAGAACCGCTTCCCTGTGCAGACCTATGTGGTTGAACACAGTCAAGCGCTGGTTAGAGAAGCGATTGAGCGCGAGCTGGCTCGTGGCGGTCAGGTTTATTACCTGTACAATCGTGTTCAAGGCATCCAGGAAATGGCCGCTGAAATTTCTGAGTTGGTTCCAGAAGCCAAGGTTGGCGTGGGACATGGTCAGATGTCTGAAACGGAGCTAGAGAAGACGATTCTCGACTTCTTGGATGGCGAGTATGATGTGCTGGTCAGCACCAGTATCATTGAGACAGGTGTCGATATTCCAAACGTTAATACGTTAATCGTTCATGACGCGGACAAAATGGGGCTCTCTCAGTTGTATCAGTTGCGTGGACGTGTGGGTCGGTCTAACCGGATTGCGTATGCGTATTTTACGTACCAACGGGATAAGGTACTGACTGAAGTGGCAGAGAAACGGATGCAATCCATTAAGGAATTCACCGAGCTGGGCTCTGGATTCAAAATTGCAATGCGTGACTTGTCGATTCGAGGTGCAGGTAACCTGCTTGGAGCAGAGCAGCATGGCTTCATTGCTTCCGTGGGATTCGATCTGTATTCTCAGATGCTTGCTGAGGAAATTAATAAACGGAAAGTGACGATGCTGGGTGAAGAGCCTGTACCTTCCGACCAATGGAATACAACGCTTGATCTTAGTATTGATGCATATTTGCCGTCGGATTATATCTATGACAGCATCCAGAAGATTGAGATTTACAAAAAGGTGGCCGTCATCTCTTCCTTCGACGATGCAATGGAGCTGGAAGATGAGTTAGTGGATCGTTTCGGTGATCTGCCAGAAGCCGTTATTAACCTAATGGCTGTAGCAAGGCTCAAAGTCTACGGCAAAATCTATGGAATAGAATCGATCACACAGCGTGGAGATGACCTTACAGTGAAGTTTTATGAAGGTCGTGAGCATGCATTCGAGCTCTCCAATATTGCACACATTGGAAATCAGTTCGAAAGACGTGTACAATTTGAACAAGGACCCCATATGCTTATTCATGTCAAAGGCAAGGGGCTTGGGGACAAGCAACTCATGGAGCTGGTGGAGAAATTCCTGGAATCCATGAAAAGTGCTTTTAAATCAAAGGGGGAACTAAAAGATGTTACAAAAGTATAAAACAGTGAGGAAAGTACTGTCCGTGGGTATGATTGCAGTGCTGTCCGTATCACTGCTAGCAGCATGCGGTAAGAAGGAAGAAGCACAAACACCGGAACCAACAGACACAAGTGCAGTTGTAGCAACGTATGATGGCGGTACAATTACAGCCAATGAATTCGACATGGAACAGCGTGTAATGAAATTCTTGTACCCAGAGTATGCACAAATGATGGACATGGATGACTTCAAGGATTACTTGGTTCGCCAAGAAATTGCATACAAATATCTGAGTGAAAATGCGAGCGACGAAGCGAAAGCAGAAGGTGCCAAAGTGGCTACTGAGCAATTCGACAAAATGAAAGCTCAAGTTCCAGAAGAACAATGGCCGGAAATGCTGAAGGCGCAGAACCTGACGGATGATAACATCAAGGATTATATGACTCGGATCATGACCGTGATTAAGGATAAAGAGACTGGCGTCACAGAAGACGACATGAAAGCCGAGTTCGATAAA
It includes:
- a CDS encoding ribose-phosphate diphosphokinase, with the protein product MTYFDSKLKIFTCNSNPKLAHQIADYIGIPMGESHTTSFSDGEIQVKLSESVRGCHVYIVQSTCLPVNDNLMEMLVMIDALKRASAKTINVVIPYYGYARQDRKARSRDPITAKLVANLIEKAGATRVIAMDLHAMQIQGFFDIPVDHLLGVPILAQYFRSKQIENPVVVSPDHGGVVRARKLADFLNAPLAIIDKRRPEPNVSEVMNIIGNIEGKTAILIDDIIDTAGTIVLGANALMEGGVKEVYACCTHPVLSGPAMERLENAPLKEVIVTDTIPITHANPTSKLKVLSVAPLLGEAIIRVHEELSISKLFEIE
- the pth gene encoding aminoacyl-tRNA hydrolase; the encoded protein is MKWIVGLGNPGSNYAKTRHNIGFMALDRLADRHNISITQSKCKALIGEGNIGGVKTVLIKPMTFMNLSGESVRAYMDFYKVSLEDLIVVYDDMDTEIGKVRLRYQGSAGGHNGIKSIIQHTGTQQFNRVRMGISRPEPGHAIVDYVLSTFMKKEKEALEQTIEQTCDALEHSLSHTFEQTMAKFNG
- a CDS encoding anti-sigma-F factor Fin family protein; this encodes MSVNYVCRHCRTFIGQIDSTRITEAQLGFHFLTPDERRDIIAYNSGGDITVRITCDYCKEALELNPELSLLASPLQ
- the glmU gene encoding bifunctional UDP-N-acetylglucosamine diphosphorylase/glucosamine-1-phosphate N-acetyltransferase GlmU; translation: MKRMAIVLAAGQGKRMKSKLYKVLHPVCGKPMVGHVLDAALRAGVERSVVVVGHGAEAVQSFLGSRAEYALQAEQLGTGHAVQQVKALLGNEAGSTIVVCGDTPLVTSETLEGLMKLHESRGAAATVLTAELDNPKGYGRVIRGEDGSVQRIVEQKDCNEQEDAVKEINTGTYCFDNAKLFAALEKVTNQNAQGEYYLTDVVGIFKSGGEVVEAYMSDDIAESIGVNDRLALSQAEAFMRERLAVKHMLNGVTIIDPSSTYIGADVTIGSDTVLYPGTILKGTTSIGEACHIGPHADIEDSSIQDGVTIKHSVLLKAEVGAEASVGPFANLRPGTKLGRSVKIGDFVEVKNATIDEGSKVSHLSYIGDAQVGKNVNVGCGAITVNYDGYNKAVTTIEDDAFVGSNVNLIAPITVGKGAYVVAGSTVTHSVPENDLAIARPRQENKPGYAEKIRGRAKAKKQNAKPE